Within the Anaeromicrobium sediminis genome, the region AAAATCTCAATACCCATCCTACAACTACGGAGTAGAATATAAATACACCCGTTTGAGCTACTACAGGTATGGTTCCTATTAATGTTCCTCCAGAAAGTTTTTTTTCTTTAAATACTTTCTCAAAGGCTCCTATGGCCCCCCTTTGTTGAGATCTTCCAAAGGCAAACTCCCCCATAAGGCCTGTAGTTCCTAGTACAAATACAAATAATAGGTATGGTATTAAAAATGCTGCTCCTCCAAATTGCCCCAATCTCCAGGGGAACATCCATATGTTTCCTAGTCCGATGGCAGATCCTATACAAGCTAATACAAATCCTAATTTTGAACTCCAAGTTTCTCTAGAATTATTTTGCTCCATATTATCACCGCCTTAAAAATAATAAAACCCTCCTAGATGGTGGACTTATATTATTAAGAAATTTTAACAGCAATATAGAAATGGTTGTTAAATAACCATTCCAATAAAAAGCTATACCTTAATAATATAAGCCCTCCGTAGGAGGGCATAGTAATGTTCTAATAAATTTAATTACTATAATTTTGTCCTACTATTCTGCCATCTTACTTTTAAAAAACAATTTAATCTACCATACTATCTTAAAATAATATACTACCTTATTCAGTATAAGTTAAGATGAGCAGAGTTGTCAAACTACACTTTAAAAAACTTAGTTGTTTTCTATTATAGCTATACTAAAAGAAAAAAACAGGTCCCTTTGGACCTGATTTTAATGAAGTTTATTTTTATCAAATTTGTTTTCCCATTTATTTATAAATACATGCTCAGAAATTTCAGTCTTACTATCTTGTTTTTCATGTTCATTTACTTCTCCTATAGGAGTCACTCCTATAACCTTATATTCATTAGGTATATTTAAAATACTTTTTACTTTTGTCTCATCAATTGCACCTATCCAACAAGTACCATACCCCTCATTAGTAGCTGCCAAAATAAGATGTTCCATGGCAATTGCTCCATCTACTAAATAGTATTCTTTATCTCCAATTCTTCCAGAAACATTTGGATTTCCCACTACAACTGCCATCATAGGAGCTTCTTCCAAAGCATTTCCTGCATTATCCCCATCATTCATGACAGCCTTAGCTAATTTCTCTTTTTCTAATTTTTCATTTACTAAAATAATTTTGTAAGAACTTTGATTTTTCCAAGAAGGAGACTTCATGGTAGCTTCCATTATCCTTCCCATCTTCTTTTCACATATGGGCGTATCTTTAAAACTTTTCTCACTACTTCTTTTATTTATTACGTCATAAAAATTCAATTAAATCACACTCCTTACAAATTATTATGTTCATTTTTCTTTGTTAAATGTAAGGATTTTTTTAATTTTTTACTTTATGAAAAATTAGAATACCCCTCAAACTACGTATAAGTAAAAAACGAGGGGGTGTGGGGGAAGAATTCCCCTGCCTCTTTAAAGGAGGGTGCTCAGCAACTTTAGTTGCGTCGAAGGGAACCATAGGGTTCCATAGCGAAGCATACGAAGTATGCCTATTTTATTCTAATAATTCATAACTACTCATAAGTATAGGCATTTTTAAATTTTCTAAAACTAATTCCAGTAAAACACCTTCCCTTTCCTTATAATCAAAACCATAACTAGCCTTAATACAAGAACTTATAAACTGTACTCCACGGTCTAAAGCCATTGGTAAACTGTCTCCTTGTAACAAACTTCCTATAACTACACTAGTAAAAGAATCTCCAGTTCCAGGGTAATGGGCCGGTATGTATTCACAACTTACTTTCCAAAATCTATTAAATTTTTTATCATAGGCAACTACGCTAGTCCTTTTATCTTTATCTGGAACACTAGTTATTATGACTATGTTAGGACCCATCTGAGCCAATCTCACAAGATACTCCTTTATATTTTTAGCATCAGGTTCTCTCCCTGCCTCTTCTCCAAGTAGATACATTACCTCCGTAAAATTAGGAGTTATTATATCTGCTTTTTTTATTAGCATTCTCATATTAGTTACCATTTCATCATCCATAGTATCATATAGTTCCCCATTATCGCCCATAACAGGATCTACCACTACTAGATTGTCTTCTCTTTTAAACGTATCTATACATTTAGATACTATATGTACTTGTTTAGGAGATCCTAAAAAGCCACTATATATACAATCAAAATTTATCCCCAATTCTTTCCAATGTTCTATAGTAGGTTCCATAGTATCTGTTAAATCTATAAAATTATATCCTTCAAATCCTCCCGTATGGGTAGATAAAACAGCCGTAGGCAATGCACAGACTTGCACTTTCATAGTAGATAGTATGGGTACTATAACAGATAAGGATGCTCTTCCAAATCCTGATAAATCATGTATTGCCGCTACTCTTTTTACTAAATGCTTCATATTTTTCCCCCTCTTTTTAGGAATTATCCTATAAACGCTTATTTACAATTCTATTATAAACTATTTTAAACTTATATATAGATTTATCACATATAAACTTGATTTATACAAAATGTTTTTTTGTTAACCTAAGACTTTATTATATTTGGTTTAGGGATTAGAGTTAAGGGTTAAGAGTTTAAAAACAAACAAAAACCCTAAACCATAAACTCTAAACTTTATGAAAACTTTAGTATGTTATTCCGTAAAATTAAATGTATAAATCAAGCTTTGAGTTGACAAATCTATATAGATTTTTAACAATAATTTTTCCAGACTTTTCAAATGACCAATTCAATCTTATAATAATTATTAGGATAACAACTTAAGGAGGTATTTAAATGAATTTTCCTGATGTATTAAGGGATGGACGATTAAACTTAAGGGGCAGCTGTAGTGTCTGTAGAGTATGTGATGGTACTGTTTGCAGTGGTGAAGTACCTGGAATGGGAGGAAAGGGTACTGGCAGTTCCTTTAAGGCTAACGTATTATCTCTGAATAAATATAAAGTAAACATGAGGACTATCCATGATGTTAAAGATCCAGATACATCTATACACTTATTTGGAAAAACATTAGATATTCCCGTATTTGCTGCCCCTGTTTCAGGAACAACTTTAAACATGGGAGGTAAATTCACTGAGGAAGAGTATATATCATGGGTTATAAAAGGTTGTTTAGATGGTGGTATATATCCTATGGTAGGTGACACGGCTGTAGATTCATTCTTAATTAAAAACCTAGAAGCTTTAAAGAAATTTGACGGACAAGGAATCGCCATAATAAAGCCATGGGAAAATAAAAATGTCATAGAAAAAATTAGAAAAGCAGAAAAGGCAGGTGCCTTTGCAGTAGGTATGGATATTGATGCCTGTGGTCTAATAACATTAGCTCTACATGGAAAACCTGTAATGCCAAAAACAGTAGAAGAAATAAAAGAAATCGTAGATAGTACTAATTTGCCTTTCATATTAAAGGGAATTATGACTGTAGACGAAGCAAAACTCGCTGTAGAAACAGGAGCAGATGCAATAGTAGTATCTAACCATGGAGGAAGGGTTCTAGATCATACTCCTGGTGTGGCAGATGTTCTTCCTGCCATAGCAAAGGCTGTAAAGGGAAAAATAACAATCCTTGCTGATGGGGGAATTAGAAATGGAATTGATGTAATTAAAATGATTGCCCTAGGTGCCGATGCCGTATTAATTGGTAGACCTTTTGTTATGACTTCCTTCGGGGGACAAGATGAAGGTGTAAAAATCTATTTAGATAGATTAAAATCAGATATTAAATCAGCTATGGTTCTTACTGGATGTAAATCTATTGAGGATATTGACGATAGAGTATTGTATAAGGGTTAAAACTATAATAGTAAATAAACATGTATTTCTAATATAGGGCTA harbors:
- a CDS encoding nitroreductase family protein; translated protein: MNFYDVINKRSSEKSFKDTPICEKKMGRIMEATMKSPSWKNQSSYKIILVNEKLEKEKLAKAVMNDGDNAGNALEEAPMMAVVVGNPNVSGRIGDKEYYLVDGAIAMEHLILAATNEGYGTCWIGAIDETKVKSILNIPNEYKVIGVTPIGEVNEHEKQDSKTEISEHVFINKWENKFDKNKLH
- a CDS encoding pyridoxamine kinase is translated as MKHLVKRVAAIHDLSGFGRASLSVIVPILSTMKVQVCALPTAVLSTHTGGFEGYNFIDLTDTMEPTIEHWKELGINFDCIYSGFLGSPKQVHIVSKCIDTFKREDNLVVVDPVMGDNGELYDTMDDEMVTNMRMLIKKADIITPNFTEVMYLLGEEAGREPDAKNIKEYLVRLAQMGPNIVIITSVPDKDKRTSVVAYDKKFNRFWKVSCEYIPAHYPGTGDSFTSVVIGSLLQGDSLPMALDRGVQFISSCIKASYGFDYKEREGVLLELVLENLKMPILMSSYELLE
- a CDS encoding alpha-hydroxy-acid oxidizing protein produces the protein MNFPDVLRDGRLNLRGSCSVCRVCDGTVCSGEVPGMGGKGTGSSFKANVLSLNKYKVNMRTIHDVKDPDTSIHLFGKTLDIPVFAAPVSGTTLNMGGKFTEEEYISWVIKGCLDGGIYPMVGDTAVDSFLIKNLEALKKFDGQGIAIIKPWENKNVIEKIRKAEKAGAFAVGMDIDACGLITLALHGKPVMPKTVEEIKEIVDSTNLPFILKGIMTVDEAKLAVETGADAIVVSNHGGRVLDHTPGVADVLPAIAKAVKGKITILADGGIRNGIDVIKMIALGADAVLIGRPFVMTSFGGQDEGVKIYLDRLKSDIKSAMVLTGCKSIEDIDDRVLYKG